A single region of the Rhizobium grahamii genome encodes:
- a CDS encoding LacI family DNA-binding transcriptional regulator, which translates to MNQDRQTKKTTIYDLAELAGTSASAVSAVLNGNWKKRRISVQLADKITKIAEEQGYALNMQASLLRRDRSKIIGMIVPKYDNRYFGSIVETFENMARSRGLFPIITCTRRDPELEVEAARTMLSYQVEWLISTGATDPDRITDICNAAGAHSLNLDLPGAKAVSVISDNFGGARELTRRVLLSYQRKFGSTSPLLFVGGRGSDHNTLERVRGFRAAHEDLGIAVDERHILACGYAPEKAESSLAALAASEGELPRGMFVNSTISLEGVMRWIKTSHHYDNRTPVIGCFDWDPFAALLGGDIEMVRQDVQGMLDAVFEIIDTGRSANKVIQIAPLFVSA; encoded by the coding sequence GTGAATCAGGACAGGCAGACCAAAAAGACGACGATCTACGATCTGGCGGAGTTGGCCGGCACATCCGCCAGCGCCGTCAGCGCAGTTCTGAACGGCAACTGGAAGAAGCGCCGTATCAGCGTCCAGTTGGCCGACAAGATCACGAAAATTGCGGAAGAACAGGGCTATGCGCTGAACATGCAGGCCAGCCTGCTGCGGCGCGACAGATCGAAGATCATCGGGATGATCGTGCCGAAGTACGACAACCGCTATTTTGGCTCGATCGTCGAGACGTTCGAGAACATGGCACGTTCGCGCGGCCTATTTCCAATCATTACCTGCACACGCCGCGATCCGGAACTGGAAGTCGAGGCAGCGAGAACCATGCTCTCCTATCAGGTGGAATGGCTGATCTCGACCGGCGCCACCGATCCCGATCGCATCACCGACATCTGCAACGCTGCGGGCGCACACAGCCTCAATCTCGACCTGCCGGGCGCCAAGGCCGTTTCCGTCATATCCGATAATTTTGGTGGCGCCCGCGAACTGACGCGGCGCGTGCTGTTGAGCTACCAGCGCAAGTTTGGTTCAACCTCGCCACTGCTTTTCGTCGGTGGTCGCGGGAGCGATCACAACACGCTGGAGCGTGTACGCGGATTTCGCGCAGCTCACGAAGATCTCGGAATCGCGGTCGACGAGCGCCACATCCTCGCCTGCGGCTATGCCCCTGAAAAAGCCGAGAGTTCACTCGCCGCCCTCGCCGCCTCGGAGGGAGAGCTGCCACGCGGAATGTTCGTCAATTCCACCATCTCGCTGGAAGGCGTCATGCGCTGGATCAAGACGTCCCATCACTACGACAATCGCACGCCCGTCATCGGCTGCTTCGACTGGGATCCTTTCGCGGCGCTGCTCGGCGGCGACATCGAGATGGTGCGGCAGGATGTGCAAGGCATGCTCGATGCAGTCTTCGAGATCATCGACACCGGTCGCTCGGCAAACAAGGTCATCCAGATTGCGCCTCTGTTCGTGAGTGCGTGA
- a CDS encoding 3'-5' exonuclease: protein MAGMSSAPQLDMFEAANEVSLKVNRAARGRHERAGSLSEDEMVRHLEKTGQFRILRKLVPRTVAPVRRPEFPRVGVIVDTETTGLNHRQDQVIEIGAVSFTYDDAGQIGDVIGLYGGLQQPDGSIPPEITRLTGITDSMVEGQAIDLDLLDQLIAPADLVIAHNARFDRPFCEALSPVFKDKPWACSVSEIDWGARSFEGTKLGYLIGQAGYFHDGHRAVDDCFALLAVLDTRDGEEELPFAELYQTSQRSRARVFAEHSPFEMKDNLKARGYRWSDGSDGRPKSWWIEVDEENLADELDYLRSEIYRWREADPPVKRLTAFDRFRA, encoded by the coding sequence ATGGCAGGCATGAGTTCGGCGCCGCAGCTCGATATGTTCGAAGCCGCGAATGAGGTATCCCTGAAGGTCAATCGGGCCGCTCGAGGTCGCCATGAGCGAGCCGGAAGCTTGAGCGAGGACGAGATGGTTCGTCACCTCGAGAAGACTGGTCAGTTTCGCATCCTCAGAAAGCTCGTCCCGCGTACCGTCGCGCCGGTCAGAAGACCGGAGTTTCCACGGGTTGGCGTTATCGTCGATACGGAGACGACCGGCCTCAACCATCGACAGGATCAGGTCATCGAGATCGGTGCCGTCAGCTTCACCTATGACGATGCCGGCCAAATCGGTGATGTCATCGGCCTTTACGGTGGGCTGCAGCAGCCGGACGGTTCTATTCCTCCTGAGATAACCCGCCTGACCGGGATTACCGATTCGATGGTCGAGGGGCAGGCGATCGATCTCGACCTTCTAGATCAGCTCATTGCTCCAGCCGATCTCGTCATCGCGCACAACGCGCGCTTTGATCGCCCATTCTGTGAAGCGCTTTCCCCCGTCTTCAAAGACAAGCCCTGGGCATGCTCGGTATCGGAGATCGATTGGGGCGCACGAAGCTTCGAAGGCACGAAGCTTGGCTATCTGATCGGGCAGGCAGGCTACTTCCATGATGGGCATCGTGCCGTCGATGACTGTTTTGCCTTGCTCGCCGTTCTCGATACACGGGATGGCGAAGAGGAGCTTCCCTTTGCCGAGCTTTACCAGACCAGTCAGCGATCACGGGCACGGGTTTTTGCCGAACACAGCCCCTTCGAGATGAAGGATAACCTCAAGGCGAGAGGTTACCGCTGGTCGGACGGCAGTGATGGCCGCCCGAAGTCATGGTGGATCGAGGTAGACGAGGAAAACCTCGCCGACGAGCTCGATTATCTGAGGTCGGAGATCTACCGATGGCGCGAGGCAGATCCGCCGGTAAAGCGCCTCACCGCCTTCGACCGCTTTCGGGCATAA
- a CDS encoding ProQ/FinO family protein, giving the protein MAKLWTNSRGPIPASDIDVRRAGAINALLVSPLEILPKEPGDPVRPLAVGIWHEIRPLLKPGIGTTVLRKAMGSYLHSKRYYLASAQPDAMRHDLDGRPVGEISDQDRLAAQESFLTLLKREGKEAPEPTEAPVVIAAPSKAELIRAALLNRRASSAPAN; this is encoded by the coding sequence ATGGCAAAACTCTGGACAAACAGCCGTGGGCCGATCCCGGCCAGCGACATCGATGTCCGACGTGCAGGTGCGATCAATGCATTGCTCGTCAGTCCGCTTGAAATCCTGCCCAAGGAACCGGGAGATCCGGTTCGTCCGCTTGCTGTCGGCATCTGGCACGAGATACGGCCATTGCTGAAGCCGGGCATCGGCACGACAGTCTTGCGGAAGGCGATGGGCAGCTACCTGCATTCCAAACGCTATTATCTTGCCAGCGCCCAGCCCGATGCTATGCGCCACGATCTTGATGGACGGCCTGTCGGTGAGATTTCGGACCAGGATCGCCTCGCCGCGCAGGAGAGTTTCCTGACGCTCCTGAAACGGGAGGGCAAGGAAGCTCCGGAGCCAACAGAAGCACCTGTGGTCATTGCTGCGCCAAGCAAGGCGGAACTGATCCGTGCCGCGCTCTTGAACCGTCGCGCATCTTCCGCACCGGCGAACTGA
- a CDS encoding HAD-IA family hydrolase: MDGLFATSFEAFLFDMDGTILNSAAPSERVWGNWARKLGIPTPNYHGRRANDTVRDLNLPGVDPDAEGAAITAMEIDDVDGVIPIPGAREFLSQLPAERWAVVTSAPKALALRRIAAAGLPSPHLMISAEDISVGKPAPDCYLAATKLLSVNPARCLVFEDADVGISAGEAAGCAVLAITETRHIPLTASKPQVENYLDIRAIAEAREITLIRSANGN, translated from the coding sequence ATGGACGGGCTTTTTGCGACGTCGTTCGAAGCGTTTCTGTTCGATATGGACGGCACCATCCTGAATTCGGCCGCTCCATCGGAGCGCGTCTGGGGCAACTGGGCACGTAAGCTCGGCATCCCGACGCCGAACTATCATGGCCGCAGAGCAAACGACACGGTCCGGGACCTCAATCTCCCGGGCGTCGATCCGGATGCCGAAGGGGCGGCGATAACGGCCATGGAGATCGACGACGTGGATGGCGTCATTCCCATTCCGGGCGCGCGGGAGTTTCTTTCGCAGCTTCCTGCTGAGCGTTGGGCGGTCGTAACCTCCGCTCCCAAAGCGCTGGCGCTTCGACGGATTGCGGCGGCTGGCCTGCCGAGCCCGCACCTGATGATTTCGGCGGAAGACATTTCAGTCGGGAAGCCCGCACCGGACTGCTATCTCGCAGCAACGAAGTTGCTGTCAGTAAACCCGGCGCGTTGCCTGGTATTCGAGGACGCTGATGTCGGCATCTCGGCCGGAGAGGCTGCGGGATGCGCCGTTCTTGCCATAACTGAAACGAGACATATTCCCCTGACGGCCAGCAAGCCTCAGGTGGAGAACTATCTGGATATCCGCGCGATCGCTGAAGCCCGAGAAATCACGCTCATCCGGTCCGCCAACGGCAACTGA